The region GGGGGAAGGGGCCAGGGGATAGGGGTGAGGATGGAAAAGAGCAGGATTTCATTTCAGTATTACTGAGGCTGAGCAGATACGATTTTTATTGCCATAAGGCAAGCCTCATTGTGGAGTTGGATGGTCCCGTTCATCGTGAAAATCCGGAAAAAGATAGAGAAAGAGACCTCATTCTCAAAGCAAACGGCTTTCGAATTCTACGATTTTGGAATGAGGAGGTATTTGACAATATAGACTCCATTGTGGAGAGAATTTCGATGAGTTAGTTTCCGACCTAACCCTACCACCCCCTGCCCCCTCCTCCCCTTCCCTTAAGGGAAGGGGAGGAGGGGGCAGGGGGTGGAGAGGTTAGGTCAGTGACGGAAACCATCGACAGGGGAGGAGGGGGCAGGGGGGAGAGGTTAGGTCGGGTGGATGTATAATTTTTTAAAGAGACTTTAATGGCCGAAACCCCAGCATTTTATTAACATCCTCGAAAACCTGGCTAAGGGGCGTTGCCCGGCCTGCGAACTCGTGCGCCGGAAGCCGATGCACTACATCGACCATGCCCTGTACGAACTCGTCACCGATCCGAACGCGCAGAATTTATTCGCCGAAACCGGCGGCTACTGCCTGCGGCACGCGGAGATGCTGCTGCGGATTCCCTGGGGATTGGCGCTCGGCGTGGCCATCCTTTACAACCGGCTGATCGAGGACGCGGCCGAGGCGCTGAAAGCGGGCGGGGGCGCAGGCCCCGCCAGAGGAGGCGTCCTCTTCCGCAATCCCTTCTCGCGCAAAGCGCGCTCCGGAACCCTCTCGAAAAACGAGAATCCGGACTGCCTGGCCTGCCAGGTGGAACGGGAGACAGAAGAGGCGGTGCTGCGGACTCTTGTGGATACGCTGCGCGCCGGCGACGAGCGGATGCTCGAGTTGGTGGAGGGAAATGAGGTTTTCTGCCTGTATCACTTGGAGAGGGCGCTCGCGCTGGAATGGGATGAAAACACCCGTGCGGTTCTGCGCCGCCACGGCCTGCGGCGGTCGGAAACGCTCCTGTGGGAGTTGAAGGAGTTCATCCGCAAGTGCGATTACCGCTTCTCCCGCGAGCAGATGGGCGCCGAGGGCGACAGCTGGATGCGGGCGGCGGCCTGGGTGACGGGGGTGAGTTTGGGGAAGGACGACCGCGCGGCCGCGCCGGGCGAGTTGAAACGCAAACTGCGCGGGGATTGCGGGCTGGGGGAATAAATCCACGGAGGGCACGGAAACGCACGGATGGATATCGTTTTTTTTCCGTGCCCCTCCGTGTTCTGCGTGGATGTTTTTTTTCAGGAGGGGGGCGGGGCGGAGGGCTGCGCGGCGATTCAGCCGTTCTCATCATCGACTATGCCGTAGAAATCGGTCCAAACCGGCCGTCGCTTGACGAAACGACGAAACCGCCTATAATTCGCCCGGCATGGAAAATCACCCGCGAAGATTTCCTCAGAGCGCCCGAATGGGGATCGTACCCCGCGCGGGCGTTTTCTTTTTCCGTTCCTCAGAAGAGAGCCTCGCGGCTCTCTTTTTTCATGCTCGGGGAGGACGGCGATGCTGATCAGCCTTCCGGGATTGATCGATCCGCATGTCCACATGCGCGAGCCGGGCCAGACCCATAAGGAAGATTGGCGCAGCGGCACGGCCGCCGCGCTGGCCGGCGGGTTCACCTGTGTGCTGGCGATGCCGAACACCCATCCGCCGGTGGTCGACCTGGTTTCTTTGGATGAAGCGGAAACGGCCGCGCGGAAAAAGTCGCTGTGCGACTACGGCTTGTTCCTCGGCGCCGGAAGCCGCAACGGGAAGACCGCCGCGGAGTTGGCTCCCAAAACCGCCGGGCTGAAAATGTACCTCGACCTCACCTTCGGCGCGCTGCAGCTAAAAACCCAAACCGCGGTAAACTCCCACATGGCCAACTGGCCCGCCGATAAACCGATCGTCGTCCATGCCGAAGGCCGGAAAATCGCCATGGCGATTCAGATCGCGGCCCGGCTGAATCGCGGCCTGCACATCGCGCACGTCAGCCGCAAATCGGAAATCCTCCTGATCAAGGCCGCCAAGGAAAAAGGGGTGAAGGTCACCTGCGAAGCCACTCCCCATCACCTCCTGCTGACCAAGGAAGACCTCCCGCGGATCGGGGCCGGTCGCGGGGAGGTGCGGCCCCGGCTGGCTGCCAAAGCCGATCAGCAGGCGCTTTGGGAAAACCTGGCGGTGATCGATTGCTTCGCAACCGATCACGCCCCCCATACCCTGGACGAAAAGGACGGGAAGAATCCGCCGCCGGGATTTCCCGGCTTGGAGACCGCGCTGGCGCTGCTGCTGACCGCCGTCCACGAGGGACGCTTGACGGTCGAGGATGTGCTCCAGCGCATGCACGACAATCCGCGGCGGATCTTTTCCATCCCCGAGCAATTGATGACGATGATCCAGGTCGACCTCGAAGCGCGGTGGACGATCCGCGGGGAGTACCTGAAAACCCGATGCGCTTGGACTCCCTTCGAGGGATGGAACGTCCGCGGCCGGGTGATGCGGGTTGATCTCCGCGGGGTAACCGCCTACGACGCGCCGGACGTCACCGTCGAACCCGGGTTTGGGAGGAACATATCCGGCGGGCTTGCACCCGACCCGGTGAAACCCATTCCGTTGGATTTATAGAACAGGCCCGGCGCCGACCGCACGGCGGAATCGCGCGAAAAGAAAGGAAGCAGCCATGTCCACGTATGTTCCCCCGACCCAGCGTCGCGAAAAGAGCCCGCACCTTCCCTTCGGCGACATGCGCCAGACGCCGTTCTATGGCAAAGACATCATCTCCGTGGCCCAGTTCGACCGGAGCGGGTTGGAGTACGTGTTCGGCGTGGCCGAGGAGATGCGCTCGATGGTCGAGCATGTCGGCACGTTCGACCTGCTCAAGGGCAAGATCCTGGCCAACCTGTTCTACGAACCCTCGACCCGAACCTCCTCCTCCTTCATGGCGGCGATGCAGCGGCTGGGCGGAAGCGTGATCCCGATCAATGAGGTGCGCTACTCCTCGGTGGCGAAGGGCGAATCCCTGCCGGATACGGTGCGCACGCTGGAATCCTACGCCGACGTGATCGTCATCCGCCATCCGGAGGTGGGATCCGCGGCGATCGCGGCGCAATACTCGCGCAAGCCGGTGATCAACGCCGGCGACGGCGTGGGCGAACATCCCACCCAAGCCCTGCTCGACCTGTTCACCATCCGCGAGGAGCTCGGCCGGACCGACGGGCTGACGGTGACGATGCTGGGAGACCTGAAATACGGGCGCACCGTCCATTCGCTCTCGCGCCTGCTGTCACAATTCAAGACCAAGGTGCATTGCGTGTCGCCCGGGATCCTGCGCATGCCCTCCGAGCTGGTGGCCGAGCTGAAGGCGCGGGGGGTTCCGGTCCAGGAGCATGCCGCTTTGGAAACGATCCTCCCGGAGACCGACGTGCTATACGTAACCCGCGTGCAGAAGGAGCGGTTTGAGGATCCGGCCGCCTACGAATCGGTTAAAAGCGCCTTCGTGATTTCGCCCGAGACTCTGGTAAAGGCCAAAGACCACATGATTGTCATGCACCCGCTGCCGCGCGTCGGCGAGATCGCCATGGAGCTCGACGAGGACCCGCGGGCGGCCTACTTCCGCCAGATGGAATACGGACTCTACACCCGCATGGCGCTCCTGGCGATGGTGCTGGGGAAGGCCTAAGGGCCGACGATGGACTATGAACAATGGACCTTGGCCGTGGATTCCGCCGGCGCCATTCTTGCGCTTGTGGGGGATGAAAAGCCAAAATGCATGGCCTCGGACTTTTGTTTTCGGGCATATTTAGGCAAGTGAACCATCGGCGATGGTCCAAGGTCCATGGTCTATGGTCCTTGGTCCCGCAGGAGATAAATCCACACGATGATGAATTTCTCAAGCTTGCTTGACCGACGCGCCAAAGCCGTACAATCCCTGCTCTGCGTCGGATTGGATCCGCATCCGAATCTGCTGGCGGCGCCGAACGCGGCCGCGGCCAAGGATTTCTGCCTGCGGATCGTCCGCGAGACGGCGGACCTGGCGCTGGCGTTCAAGCCCAACATCGCTTTCTTCGAGGCTTTCGGTGCGGAGGGGTACACGGCGCTGGTGGACGTGGTCGGTGCGTGCCGCGCGCAGGGCGTTCCGGTGATCCTCGATGCCAAGCGCGGCGACATCGGCGACACCTCGAAGGCCTACGCGCGGATGGCGTTCGAAACGCTCGGGGTCGACGCGGTCACGGTCAATCCGTACCTGGGCGGCGACTCAGTTGCGCCGTTTCTCGAGCGGGAGGAGCGCGGCGCGATCGTCCTGTGCCGCACCTCCAATCCGGGCGCGGCGGATCTTCAACTGCGGCGGCTGGACGGCGTGCCCCTCTTCGAGCGGGTGGTCGAACTGGCGCAAGCGTGGAACAAACGCGGGAACGTTGGCTTGGTGGCGGGAGCGACGGATCCGGTGGCGATCGCGCGCGTGCGGACTCTCGCCCCGGACCTGTGGCTGCTGGTTCCGGGCGTCGGCGCGCAAGGCGGCGATTTGGAAGCTTCGCTGGAAGCCGGATTGCGCGCCGACGGGCTGGGGATGCTGATCAACGTCTCGCGTTCGCTGGCCAAAGCCGCCAGCCCGCGGACCGAAGCCGAAGCCCTGGTGGCGGCCATGCGCGAGGCGATGCAGGCCGACCGCGCGGCGAAGGGCGGCCCCTCCCCGGCCCACCGCGAGGTCGCCGAGATCCTCAGCGCCTCGGGCTGCGTCAAATTCGGAAACTTCACGCTCAAATCCGGCAAGCAATCGCCGATCTACCTCGACCTGCGGCAGCTGGTTTCGCATCCGGATCTGCTGGCGCGCGCGGCGGCGGGCTACGTTCCGCTGCTCAAGACCCTCGCGTTCGACCGCATCGCCGGCCTGCCCTACGCCGCATTGCCGATCGCGGCCGCGATCAGCCTGCAGGCCGGCTGGCCGATGATCTACCCGCGCAAGGAAGCCAAGGACTATGGGACGAAGGCGCAGATCGAAGGCGAACACAAGCCGGGCGAGCGGATCGCGATGGTCGATGACGTGATCACCACCGGCGGAGCCAAGCTCGAGGCGCTCGAGAAGCTGCGCGGCGCGGGTCTGGTGGTCGAGGATCTGGTCGTGCTGGTCGACCGCGAATCCGGCGGCGCGGAAAGCCTGACCGCGGCCGGCTTGCGTCTACATTCCGCCGCCCGCCTGCGCGACCTGCTGCCGATCTGGCAGGCGCAGGGGAAACTCACGGCGGAGCAGGTAGGGCAGGTGCTGGAAGGTAAGTAGGGTGGGTTGACGGCAAATTGCTTTCATACGCCGAATGGTTATTGCCGGCCGTCAACCCACCCTACAAGATCCCGTTGGCCTTGCTTTTTTCTCAAAAAGAATAGGTTTTCCGTAGGGTGGGTTGACGGCGGGATTGTCTTCTTGCGCCGAATGGTTATAGTCGGCCGTCAACCCACCCTACTCTCCTGCGTCGAGCGACAGATCAATCCCGCCCCAATCAAGATCGAGAATTCCCAATGCGACGTAGCGATGGAAACTGGACCAAGGCCAATCCTTTACCTGGTTGACCAAACCGTGTTTGACGGGATTGAAATGGATGTATGCCACATGATTGGTAAAGTCGTATTGGTCACGGATGGCATGTTCCCAAAACCGACGCTGCCAGATTGCTGCCTCACCCTTCTTGATTCTGGAGGGATTTCTTTCGCCTCCGATGCCGGTAGTTAACCCGAACTCGCGGGAAAACCGACGCTTAATTTCCTTCCATCGCGTGGAGAAATCCGCATCCCCTTCCGGAAGCCTCCAGATGCAGTGCAAGTGATCCGGTAACAGTACGAATGCTTCCACATGGAATGGCCGACGTTTCTTTGTTTCCTCCCATGCAACCCACAACATTTCGCGCGCCTTTGGACCACTCCATAAAGGTTTTCGATCATAGGCGACAACCGTGAAGAAGTACACTCCGCCCGAAAGATAAAACCGTCGATATTCTGGCATGGGTATTCTCCCCCTTTGTGAAAAAAGATGGATCTTAAAGTTCGTCAACCCGCCCTACAGCATCGCATTGGCCTTGCGGTTTTTTTATCTGAAAGAATTTGATTTCCGTAGGGTGGGTTGACGGCGGGATTGTATTCTTGCGCGAATGGTTTTGCCGACCGTCAACCCACCCTACAGCACCTCGTCGGCTTGGCGGGATTGTATTCTTACGCCGAATGGTTTTGCCGACCGTCAACCCACCCTACAGCACCTCGTCGGCTTTGTGGGATGATTTTATCGGCCGTCAATCCACCCGACGGTATTATGAAACCGCCTTCCCGATGATTTCGGAAATGGATCCGATTCCCTTCCGCTTCATATACGCCAACAATCCCTTGGCCACATCCGCGAACACCCCCGGCGCGCGGAACATCGCCGTCCCAATCCCGACGCAGGTTGCCCCGGCCAGGATCAGCTCAAGCGCTTCCCCGGCGTTCGTCACGCCGCCCAGCCCGATGATGGCGACGTTGTGTTTCTTACAACAGGCGGTGTAGCACCTATAGACCGCGTACACCGCGACGGGGTGGATCCCGATCCCGCTCAAGCCGCCGATCCGGTTGGCGAGGGTGGGCTTCTGCCGTTCGACGTCGATCGCCATTCCGCGCAGGGTGTTGATGATGCACAGCGCGTTCGCTCCGCCGTCGATCGCCGCTTGGGCGGTAGCGGCGATGTCGGTGACGTTGGGCGTCAGTTTGACGATCAGGGTCTTCCCGGGAACCGCTTTTTTCACCTTGGCGACGAGTTCCTCCAGCACAGAGGCGTCGGAGCCGAATTCGATCCCGCCCTTTTCGACGTTCGGACAGGAGACGTTGAGCTCGATCGCGTGGACTTCCTCGCGCGCGTTCAGGATCTCCGCGCACTGGACGTATTCGGAGGTTTCCGATCCCGCCACGCTGGCGATCACCGGCACCTCGAGCGCGCGCAGCTTGGGGAGTTCTTCGGCGGCGAAGGCCGCAATCCCGGGATTCTGCAGTCCGATCGCGTTGAGCATTCCGGCCCGCGTTTCGGCGATCCGCGGCTCAGGGTTTCCCGCCCGCGGATGGAGGGTGACGGTTTTGGTAACCGCCGCACTCATCCACGGCGCGCAGCCGGCCAGCCGCTCGTAATCCAGCCCGTAAATTCCCGAGGCGGAAACCAGGGGGGTCCCCAGACGCAGCCCGCCGAGTGTGACGTCTAATCCTTCCATTGAATATCCCTCGCTTGGAATACCGGCCCCTCGCGGCAGACCCGCTGTTTGAGAACCTGGCCGTCCGCCTGCCGCACCGCCACAGTGCAGGAATAGCAGGCGCCGATCCCGCAGGCCATGCGCTCCTCGAGCGACACCTCGCAGGGCAGGGAATGGCGCGCGGCGATCTGCGCCACGGCCTTCAGCATGCCCGCCGGCCCGCAGGCATAGAGCCGCACGCCCGCGCGCGGCACGCACCCCTCGCGGATCCCGCGCTCGAGCATCTCGGTCACCAGCCCCCGTTCGCCGACTGAGCCGTCGTCCGTGCAGACGGTGAGCACCCGGGCGCCGATCCGGCGAAATTCTTCCTCGACCGCTTCCAGAATCCCGATGCCCGGACACTCCTGCCCGCCGCCGCGGGTGACGGCGAGGTTCAGCATCCCCTTTTCAACCGCGCCGAGGTAGACCAACACTTCCTTCCCGCAGAACCTCAACCGTTCCGCCAGCGCGGCCAGCGGCGCGATCCCGATCCCGCCGGCGGCGATCACCGCCGTGGGTTCCTCGCCGATGCGGAAGCCTTTGCCGCACGGGCCGATGGCCTTGAGGACCGTTCCCCGGCGGATCCGGCTGAGTCGTTCGGTCCCTTCGCCGACAACCCGGTAAAGGAACTCCAGCCGTGCGGGATGGGCTTCAAGGGCCAAGCGCAATTCTTCCGGGATGTCGCCCGATCCTTTCAGCGCGGCCGGATCGAAGGCGGGGTAGCGGGCGCGGTGGATGCTCAGCGGACGCCGCAGGGTGAGCGGATACGGGCGCTTCCCGCCGTCCGGATCGCATTCGATGTGGAAGAATTGTCCGGGTTGGTATTCAAGACGCGCGCCTTTCGGCAGTTCCAGGGTCAGCAAAAAATGCCGCTCGCAGATTTTCCGGTTGTAGACGACCGTCAACTGCCAATCCGCTTCGTTTGCGCCGGAGGCTTGCGCCTTCCCGGATTCATCCGCCGACGGTCGTTCCAGCGGAAACAGCTTCGCGGCAAGCGGCTTTCCCGGCTCGGGATGGCTGCGGCACCAAGATAGCAGCCCGCGCTCCAGATCGGGATACGAAACCGCGCCCCAGATCGAGGATTGGCCGTCCTCCTGAAGGGTGGCGAGTTGGATGTTTTCCGGCAAGAGGGCGAATTCCATCGACCCGCCGCGGGCGGTTTTCCAGATGACGCAAGCGGTTCCGGTGTTCCGTTTTCGGACGGCGCGGCCTAGAAGCCGGCCCCATTCTCCCAGAAGGCCGGCGGCGCGCGCTATCCGGCGGCGTTCGATCTCCGCCGGCCGCAGGCCGGCGCGGACCGCCTCCAGATCCTCCCCATCGAAGCCTTCGGCGGCGAGCAGCCGGACAGCCGATCGGCGCGCGGCGGCCGACTCCCCCGGATTTCCCGCCGCCAGCGATTCGGCATCCAGCACGGTCCGGCGCCACTTTGCGGGGATTTTTCCGCCGCCCGTCCTGAGTTTTCCCTTGCGGATGATGACCTTTCCGTGCCGCATTTCGGCGAAGCCCGAGACCGATTGCGCCAGAAGGTCGTCGATCGAATGCTTGGCGGCCGAGGAGATCTCCTCCCTTTCCAACCGGGGATAGAACGCATGTAATATTTTCCGGGCTGTGGTTTCGGGTCCGTGGACGCGGAAGCGGGCCCGTGCCGCAGCGGTTATTTTGTTTAGAAGGATTGCTTCCGGAATTGCCCCCGGCGGTTTCGGTTCGATTTTTTGCGCCTGCGCGTGGAGGATGTAGGCGGAAGATTCATGGCGCGGATCCGCCGCGTTCCGGTATTCAATCCGCTCGACCGGCAGACCGCTTTCTTCCATTTGATTCAAAAGCCCGTGCAGATCGGTTTTCCCTTTTTCCGGTACGAGGATCGACATTCTGCTGCCGGGCTTGGCCGCCCGGCGGATGCCGCGAAGCAGGGCGGCGCATTCCCCGCCGCGCTCTTCAGCCGGCAGGGCGGAGAGCGGGATCCTCAGCCAAGCGGCTTGGATCGCCGTTCGCAGGGATCCATTGCCGTCGCCCAAGGACGGCGCCGAGCTCACCACGCCGTCAACCGAGGACTCTGGTAATACTTCCGTCCAGGGTCCCGTCCCGACAAGGATCAAGATGTTGGCCCGTCCGGACGCCAACTCGGGGAAGGACCGTCCGAGGATTGCGTTTTTCAATATCCGGTTGGTTTCCTTTTTGGCATTATAAAATTCCAAAAAGCTGGCGTCGAAAGCCGGCCATGGATTTTCTTCAACTTCCGATTCCGCAGGATTTTGCCGGCCGGTTGCAGGCAGGGCCCGCGCGAACGCAGCCCGCAATCCGAACTGGGCGGAGTTGTCCGCCAGGTTCTCTATGGCCTGAAAAATCCTGGAAAGCGCCCCGGCCGAACGCCGGGTGATCATATCCTGTGGGTAGCGCAGGGTCCGGCCCGCTGCGTGTACGGGAAAGACCGGGTGCCAAAAAGGGATTTCCATGCCGGAGAATTCCGCCTCGGTCTCTCGATCGTCCGTGTCCGGTTTCTTCTCCAGCTTCTTGCCGCAATCGTTGCAGGAATACTCGATCCGCAATGCGTTCCCGTTTTTCAGATGGATTTTCCGGACGAAGCCGCGTGCGCCGCACTTAGGGCATGTGGTTGCATACAAAGCGGAAATTTCTTCCAGGCATGCTCGGCGGACATCCTCGAAGGCCCAGCGCAACAGCGGCAGGCTGGCGGGGCGGAGCAGGGCTTCCGCCAGGGAGGCGGTCACCGAATCCCGTTCGACGATGACTGCCCGGCGGCTGTTGCGAACGGCCTCGACCGCGGTTGCGCCGCAAATGCTGAAGGGATCCAGCAGAATGTCGTTTGGATTAGTCGTTTCCCGGATTAGGTCGGCGGCAAGGCTTGCGGGGAAGCGGGGGAAAAACGAGGAAAACGCCCGTTGCCGACCGGCGCAATTCGGCATCGGGAGTGCCTGCGCTGGAAGATGGGCGGGATCCGGTTTCACGATCCACTCCAAAGTGGCGGTCGGATGCGCATTAAAAAGGAATTATATCAGTATGCATTCCCGTGCATGGAACCCTTAGGGTTCCCAAGGGTGGCTAAGGGTTGCCGCCCGACCCTTAGGGTTCATAAGGGTTCCCAAGGGTTCCGATATGTTCTCTCCAATATGGAAATGTAGTTGGCGGACTTTCTTTCTTCGGGATGGAAGTGGTTTTTCCTGTAAAATTTGGCGTTATCCGGAGTGAACCATCTCTCTTTTGTAATTGTGGAGAAGTATTGTCCAAAAATATACTAATAGCGGTTTGCCCCTTGATAGCAGAAAAAAAACAGATAAAAGATACTATCACGATATATCGCGATATATAGCTAAAATTCGTGGAAAGATGATGCGTTGAGAAGTAATCGAAGGTCGTGGCGGGAAAGTCGATTTGGAAGGGGTGACTTTAAGTACGTCGTTCTGGATCTCCTGCGGGAAAAGCCCAACTACGGATATGAGATCATCCGCGCGCTGGAAGACCGATTCGGGGGACTCTATACCCCCAGCGCCGGGACGGTGTATCCGACCCTGCAGATGTTGGAGGAGATGGGGTACATCACGCCCTCTCAGGTTGAGGGGAGAAAGATTTATACGATCACACCCGGGGGAACCCGGTTTCTCGAGGAACAAAAGGAACAAGTGGACGACGTCCGCCGGCGCATGAACGGTTGGTGGGACCAGAGGGCTTCCTCGGAGGAGGTGCACGATATGGTGGGCAGAATGAAGGACATGTTGAAAACAGTAAAGCACAACCGGCGCCACGTAAATCCGGAAAAGCTGCGCAAGGTCCGGGAAGTCCTGGACCGCGCCCAGCGGGAAATCGAAGAATTGCTTCGCGAGTAAACCCTTTCCACCGCACACAACGGAATACCAGCAAAAACACCGATCCATGGGATACGGAGGATACCGTGATGTCTGCGATCGAAGTTCGGTAATTGAAAAAACGTACGGAACGGACCCGTGCCGTGGACGGGATCAGCTTTACCGTCGGGCGGGGGGAGATCTTCGGAATTCCGGAGCCCAACAGCGTCGGCAAGACGACCGCGACCGAAATCCTGGGTGACCTGCACCCGCCGGATTCGGGCGAGGTGCGGGTGCTCGGGCTGGATGTCGCGCGCGAGCCGCAAAAAATCAAGGAGCGCATCGGGGTCCAGCTGCAAACGACGGCGTTCTATCCGCGCCTGACGATGCGCGAGGTGCTCGATTTGTTCAACACGTTCTATCGCGGCGAAACCCGTGCCACCAATGATCTGATTGAGATGATGAACCTCGGTGAAAAGCGGAACACCCAGAGCAAGTACCTCTCAGGCGCCCAGCGCCAGCGGCTGTCGGTGGCTTTGGCCCTGGTCAACAAGTCTGAAATTCTGTTCCTCGACGAGCCGACGACCGGGCTGGATCCGCAGGCGCGCCGCAGCCTGTGGGAGGTGATCCGTGCGGCCAATCGCGAGGGCGCTACGGTGTTTCTCACCACGCACTATATGGACGAAGCCGAGGTCCTCTGCTTGCGGGTGGCGGTCGTCGACCGCGGGCGGATCATCGCGCTCGATACGCCCCAGAAACTGATCCGGTAATCCTTCTGCGAAACCGCGATCGAGTTCGATCAGAAGGACGCCAAGGCCCCGGAAGGCACCTTCCGTAACCTGAAAGGCGTCACCCGGTCCGCCATCCGCGAGAACGGGCACGTAACGATCTACACCGAAAACGCCGCCCTCACCCTCGGCGGACTGACCGACCTGGCGGAAGCCGGAACGATTCATTTCGACGATCCGCACCTGCGCCGTACCACTTTGGAAGACGTGTTTCTCAAACTAACGGGCAAAAGAATTCGGGAGTAAGCCATAAACACCTTCTTCACGCTCTATGTTTCCAATCTAAAGGAATTCAACCGCAACCGCTTTGCGATGTTCTGGACGATCGCTTTCCCGGTGTTCTTCATCCTGCTGTTCGGGGTCATCTTCAGCGGCGGCGGCGATTCCTCCTACAGAGTCGGTGTGGCCGATGAGGACCGAACCCGGATCGGTTCCGCGTTGGCGCAAGCCTTTGGGAAGGTCGAAATCCTGGGAGTGATCGAAGGCTCGCCGGACGACCTGCTGGAGAAACTCAAGCGCGGTGAGTTGAACGAGATCGTCGTCATCCCCGAGGGCGTCAGCGCCGCGGTGATGTTGGGCAAAACGGCCGACATCCGGGTGCACTACAATCCGTCGAACCAGGTCACCGCCCAGGTTCTGCTAACCGTCGTGGATAAAGTCCTCGGCGGCGTGGGGCAGGGGCTTGCCGGCCGGACGGCCTTGTTCGCGGTCCGGATGGAGACGATCACCGCCTCCTCGCTGCGGACGATTGATTTCCTCGTCCCCGGGATCCTGGCCACGGCGATCATGCGGCTGGGGATCTTCGCCACCACCCCGCCGCTGGCGCAGCTGCGCGAGCAGCAAGTCCTGCGCCGCCTTGGGGCGACGCCGTTCACTCGCACGATGCTTCTGGCGGCCCAGGTCGCTCCGCGGATCACTATCGGCTTGGCCCAGACCGGCCTGATCATCCTGGTCGGAATCCTGGTGTTCCAGGTCCGGATCGTCGGGAACCTGCTCTACCTCGCGGGCTTCGTGGTCCTCGGGGCGCTTTCCTTCGTCTGCCTGGGCTACTTCATGTCTACCTGGGGGAAGACCCAGGAAGGGATCAACGGCGCCAGCCAGTTCATCAATTTCCCGATGATGTTCCTCTCCGGGTTGTTCTTCCCGGTCGATTCGATGCCGCGCTGGATCCTTCCGGTGGTCGATGCGATGCCGCTCTCGTACCTTACGGACGGGTTCCGGCAAATCATGGTCGGGGGAACGCCGCTGCATCCGCTCGGGACCGACCTGCTGGTACTGATGGCCTGGCTGGTGATCTGCGCGGTCCTGGCGGTGAAATTCTTCCGCTAAGAGTAACCCTTGAGGACCCTTAGGGTTCCCAAGGGTTCC is a window of Anaerolineales bacterium DNA encoding:
- a CDS encoding DUF559 domain-containing protein, producing the protein GKGPGDRGEDGKEQDFISVLLRLSRYDFYCHKASLIVELDGPVHRENPEKDRERDLILKANGFRILRFWNEEVFDNIDSIVERISMS
- a CDS encoding ATP-binding cassette domain-containing protein, producing the protein MKKRTERTRAVDGISFTVGRGEIFGIPEPNSVGKTTATEILGDLHPPDSGEVRVLGLDVAREPQKIKERIGVQLQTTAFYPRLTMREVLDLFNTFYRGETRATNDLIEMMNLGEKRNTQSKYLSGAQRQRLSVALALVNKSEILFLDEPTTGLDPQARRSLWEVIRAANREGATVFLTTHYMDEAEVLCLRVAVVDRGRIIALDTPQKLIR
- a CDS encoding amidohydrolase family protein; amino-acid sequence: MLISLPGLIDPHVHMREPGQTHKEDWRSGTAAALAGGFTCVLAMPNTHPPVVDLVSLDEAETAARKKSLCDYGLFLGAGSRNGKTAAELAPKTAGLKMYLDLTFGALQLKTQTAVNSHMANWPADKPIVVHAEGRKIAMAIQIAARLNRGLHIAHVSRKSEILLIKAAKEKGVKVTCEATPHHLLLTKEDLPRIGAGRGEVRPRLAAKADQQALWENLAVIDCFATDHAPHTLDEKDGKNPPPGFPGLETALALLLTAVHEGRLTVEDVLQRMHDNPRRIFSIPEQLMTMIQVDLEARWTIRGEYLKTRCAWTPFEGWNVRGRVMRVDLRGVTAYDAPDVTVEPGFGRNISGGLAPDPVKPIPLDL
- the pyrF gene encoding orotidine-5'-phosphate decarboxylase, with protein sequence MMNFSSLLDRRAKAVQSLLCVGLDPHPNLLAAPNAAAAKDFCLRIVRETADLALAFKPNIAFFEAFGAEGYTALVDVVGACRAQGVPVILDAKRGDIGDTSKAYARMAFETLGVDAVTVNPYLGGDSVAPFLEREERGAIVLCRTSNPGAADLQLRRLDGVPLFERVVELAQAWNKRGNVGLVAGATDPVAIARVRTLAPDLWLLVPGVGAQGGDLEASLEAGLRADGLGMLINVSRSLAKAASPRTEAEALVAAMREAMQADRAAKGGPSPAHREVAEILSASGCVKFGNFTLKSGKQSPIYLDLRQLVSHPDLLARAAAGYVPLLKTLAFDRIAGLPYAALPIAAAISLQAGWPMIYPRKEAKDYGTKAQIEGEHKPGERIAMVDDVITTGGAKLEALEKLRGAGLVVEDLVVLVDRESGGAESLTAAGLRLHSAARLRDLLPIWQAQGKLTAEQVGQVLEGK
- a CDS encoding transposase gives rise to the protein MPEYRRFYLSGGVYFFTVVAYDRKPLWSGPKAREMLWVAWEETKKRRPFHVEAFVLLPDHLHCIWRLPEGDADFSTRWKEIKRRFSREFGLTTGIGGERNPSRIKKGEAAIWQRRFWEHAIRDQYDFTNHVAYIHFNPVKHGLVNQVKDWPWSSFHRYVALGILDLDWGGIDLSLDAGE
- the pyrB gene encoding aspartate carbamoyltransferase; the encoded protein is MSTYVPPTQRREKSPHLPFGDMRQTPFYGKDIISVAQFDRSGLEYVFGVAEEMRSMVEHVGTFDLLKGKILANLFYEPSTRTSSSFMAAMQRLGGSVIPINEVRYSSVAKGESLPDTVRTLESYADVIVIRHPEVGSAAIAAQYSRKPVINAGDGVGEHPTQALLDLFTIREELGRTDGLTVTMLGDLKYGRTVHSLSRLLSQFKTKVHCVSPGILRMPSELVAELKARGVPVQEHAALETILPETDVLYVTRVQKERFEDPAAYESVKSAFVISPETLVKAKDHMIVMHPLPRVGEIAMELDEDPRAAYFRQMEYGLYTRMALLAMVLGKA
- a CDS encoding PadR family transcriptional regulator; this translates as MRSNRRSWRESRFGRGDFKYVVLDLLREKPNYGYEIIRALEDRFGGLYTPSAGTVYPTLQMLEEMGYITPSQVEGRKIYTITPGGTRFLEEQKEQVDDVRRRMNGWWDQRASSEEVHDMVGRMKDMLKTVKHNRRHVNPEKLRKVREVLDRAQREIEELLRE
- a CDS encoding dihydroorotate dehydrogenase, translated to MEGLDVTLGGLRLGTPLVSASGIYGLDYERLAGCAPWMSAAVTKTVTLHPRAGNPEPRIAETRAGMLNAIGLQNPGIAAFAAEELPKLRALEVPVIASVAGSETSEYVQCAEILNAREEVHAIELNVSCPNVEKGGIEFGSDASVLEELVAKVKKAVPGKTLIVKLTPNVTDIAATAQAAIDGGANALCIINTLRGMAIDVERQKPTLANRIGGLSGIGIHPVAVYAVYRCYTACCKKHNVAIIGLGGVTNAGEALELILAGATCVGIGTAMFRAPGVFADVAKGLLAYMKRKGIGSISEIIGKAVS